ATGTCAACGGTTTACAGAAGCAATCTGGTGAGCTCGCCACTCGCTTTGACCAAGGTGACCCTAACGTATCTCTGTCAGACGTGATGATCGCTCGAAATAAATCGAGCGTGGCCTTTGATGCAACGATTCAAGTTCGAAATAAGCTGGTGGAAGCTTATAAAGAACTGATGAACATGCCAGTGTAGTACAGGTAGAAAAACGTGGCTGACGAAAACAGAACAACAGATTTAGCAGTAGCAGATGGTGGGGCTGAAACAGGCCTAAGTACCGACCTAGATGCAGGGAATCAAAACTTAGATTTGGATGAAAAAAGTTCTTCCAAGTTTGATATGGCGATGGGTGATCTTGACCTACTTCGTCAAGTGGTGCTGGTGGTGGCGATATCTATCTGTGTTGCGCTAATCGTCATGGTGTTTTTCTGGGTCAAAGAGCCAGAGTTGCGTCCTTTGGGGACCTATGAAACCGCAGAATTGATCCCCGTCCTTGATTATCTCGATCAACAAAAAATTGACTATAAGCTGGAAGGTAACACC
This portion of the Vibrio sp. SCSIO 43136 genome encodes:
- the fliE gene encoding flagellar hook-basal body complex protein FliE, producing the protein MKVGGLQQEMQAMMLEATNSTQPMTGGQVNADFGAMLNQAINNVNGLQKQSGELATRFDQGDPNVSLSDVMIARNKSSVAFDATIQVRNKLVEAYKELMNMPV